From a region of the Cyprinus carpio isolate SPL01 chromosome B21, ASM1834038v1, whole genome shotgun sequence genome:
- the LOC109045270 gene encoding desmin-like: MRGSSYSQKSVSVSGSSRMRVQSPSPSRCRGSSYSRGRTGFQGQPVEVATEIHQHHANEKQEMQELNVALRRIHREGPGAGAEEQRSESRAGGPSGTLPGGPTGLGDEYELKFKEMRDLIEALTAEKGAADIERGYIEEEVEVWRLKLEEELAIKEEAEMILREFRQDVDSATLQKADLEKRIEQLVAEIEFLKKLHDEEVADLLKQIEESKVTVELDSDRPDLAAYLRNMRAEIESVAARNVQEAEKWYKGKFDTLKDQASKHEHQMKSMKEEISVFHNQVTDLQNQIDGLRARNAALEQQLEDMEEAQLDKTAGLEDIIVQLESQLCQTKLEMGKYMADYQQLLHIKLKLDAEIATYRKLLEGEEKRLGISVAEAVTEERSTSVSRTAETHTTIA, from the exons ATGAGAGGTTCGTCGTACTCGCAGAAGAGCGTGAGCGTCAGCGGCTCCAGCCGGATGAGGGTCCAGAGCCCGTCTCCGTCCCGATGCCGCGGGTCATCGTACAGCCGCGGACGCACGGGGTTCCAGGGCCAGCCGGTGGAAGTGGCCACCGAGATCCACCAGCATCACGCCAACGAGAAGCAGGAGATGCAGGAGCTGAACGTTGCGCTTCGCCGGATACATCGAGAAGGTCCAGGCGCTGGAGCAGAGGAACAGCGCTCTGAGAGCCGAGCTGGAGGCCCTTCAGGGACGCTTCCAGGAGGGCCCACCGGCCTCGGGGACGAGTACGAGCTCAAGTTTAAAGAGATGAGGGACCTAATCGAAGCTCTGACCGCTGAGAAGGGCGCGGCTGATATCGAGAGAGGCTACAtcgaggaggaggtggaggtctGGAGACTCAAGCTGGAGGAGGAGCTGGCCATCAAAG AGGAGGCCGAGATGATTCTCCGCGAGTTCCGTCAAGACGTGGACAGCGCGACGCTGCAGAAGGCAGACCTGGAGAAGCGCATCGAGCAGCTGGTGGCCGAGATCGAGTTCCTGAAGAAGCTCCACGACGAGGAAGTCGCTGACCTCCTCAAGCAGATCGAGGAGTCCAAGGTGACGGTGGAGCTGGACTCTGACAGACCGGATCTGGCCGCTTACCTGCGCAACATGCGCGCCGAGATCGAGTCTGTGGCCGCTCGCAACGTCCAGGAGGCAGAGAAGTGGTACAAGGGCAAATTCGACACACTGAAGGATCAAGCCAGCAAACACGAGCACCAGATGAAGAGCATGAAGGAGGAGATCAGCGTCTTCCACAACCAG GTGACGGACCTGCAGAACCAGATCGACGGACTGAGGGCGAGGAACGCGGCGCTGGAGCAGCAGCTGGAGGACATGGAGGAGGCTCAGCTGGACAAGACGGCCGGTCTGGAGGACATCATCGTCCAGCTAGAGAGCCAGCTGTGCCAGACCAAGCTGGAGATGGGAAAATACATGGCCGACTACCAGCAGCTGCTCCACATCAAGCTGAAGCTGGACGCTGAGATCGCCACCTACAGGAAGCTGCTGGAAGGAGAGGAGAAGCGGCTCGGGATCTCCGTCGCAGAAG CGGTGACCGAAGAGAGAAGCACGTCTGTGTCCCGTactgcagagacacacacaaccaTCGCCTGA